AACCTCAACTCATTCAACTTCGTCCGCATGGGGTTGGAATACGAAGCGAAGCGGCAGGAGAAAATTTTGCTCTCGGGCGGCGTCATCCGTCAAGAAACGCGGCGCTTTGATGAAGCGACGAAAACGACCGTTTTGATGCGCGTCAAAGAAGGTTCGGAAGACTACCGCTACTTCCCAGAGCCGGACTTGGTGATGCTCTATATTGACGACGAATGGAAAGAGCGCGTCCGCGCCTCGATTCCGGAGCTGCCGGACGCCCGCCGGAAGCGGTATGTCGAAGAGTGGGGCTTGCCGGAGTATGACGCCAAAGTGCTCACACTGACAAAAGAAATGGCCGACTTCTTTGAAGCGACCGTCGCAAACGGCGCCGATCCGAAACTGGCGTCGAACTGGCTCATGGTCGAAGTATCCGGGTACTTAAACGCCGAGCAAAAAGAGCTCCATGACATCGCCTTGACGCCGGAAAGCTTGGCTGGAATGATCAAACTCATCCAAAACGGCACGATTTCGTCGAAAATCGCCAAAAAAGTGTTCAAAGAACTCGTCGAACACGGCGGCGATCCAGAGAAAATCGTCAAAGAAAAAGGGCTCGTGCAAATTTCCGACGAAGGAGCGCTGCGCAAAATCGTGCTCGAAGTGCTCGACGCCAACCCGCAGTCGGTCGAAGACTATAAAAACGGTAAAGACCGCGCGCTTGGCTTCCTCGTCGGCCAAGTGATGAAAGCAACGAAAGGGCAAGCGAACCCGCCGCTTGTCAATAAGCTGTTAGTAGAGGAAATTGGAAAACGATAATGAAACAATAGGAGGCCTGCCCACCGGCAGGCTCTGTTTTCAATAAAAATTTTTGCACTATTAAAAAAATACAATTGACAAACGCTGTGATCGAATGATAGATTTTTTATAAGAAAAAACCAATTGATTTAGTAGGATATGAAATCTCGAAGGGTCAAAGAGGGGAGAGGAAACGATGAGCAATGAACAAACCTTCCGCCCGGAGACGCTCGCCATCCACGCCGGGCAAAAACCGGATGCGGAAACGGGCGCGCGGGCGGTGCCGATTTACCAAACAAGCTCATATGTGTTCCGCGACAGCGAGCACGCGGCCAATTTGTTTGGTTTGAAAGAGGAAGGTTTTATTTATACGCGCATTATGAACCCAACGAACGATGTGCTTGAAAAACGGATCGCGGCGCTTGAAGGCGGGATCGGGGCGCTTGCGCTCTCATCAGGGCAGGCGGCGGTGTTTTATTCGATCATCAACATCGCCTCGGCGGGCGATGAAATCGTCTCGTCCTCGTCCATTTACGGCGGCACGTACAACTTGTTCGCCCATACGCTGCGCAAGTTTGGCATTACGGTGAAGTTTGTCGATCCGTCCGATCCGGAAAACTTTGAGCGGGCGATCACCGACAAAACGAAAGCCTTGTTTGCGGAAACGATCGGCAACCCGAAAAACGATGTGCTCGACATCGAAGCGGTGGCCGACATCGCCCATCGCCACGCCATTCCGCTCATTGTCGACAACACGGTGGCCAGTCCATACTTATTGCGGCCGATTGAATTCGGCGCCGATATCGTCGTCCACTCAGCGACGAAGTTCATCGGCGGGCACGGCAATTCGATCGGCGGTGTGATTGTGGACAGCGGCAAGTTTGACTGGAAAGGGAGCGGCAAGTTTCCGGAGTTCACCGAGCCAGACCCAAGCTACCACGGTTTGGTGTATGTGGACGCCGTCGGCGAAGCGGCGTACATCACGAAAGCGCGCATCCAGCTCTTGCGCGACTTAGGGGCAGCGCTGTCGCCGTTTAATGCGTTTTTGCTTTTGCAAGGATTAGAGACGCTTCACTTGCGGATGCAGCGTCATAGCGAAAATGCGCTCGCTGTTGCTAAGTTTTTGGAAGAGGAAGAAGCCGTCGAATCCGTCAGCTATCCAGGGCTTCCAAGCCATCCGTCACATGAACTCGCGAAAAAGTATTTGCCAAACGGGCAAGGTGCGATCGTTACGTTTGAAATCAAAGGCGGCGTCGAAGCCGGGAAAAAATTGATCGACTCGGTGAAGCTGTTCTCGCATTTGGCCAACATCGGCGATTCGAAATCGCTCATCATCCACCCAGCCAGCACGACGCATGAGCAGCTGACCCCGGAAGAACAGCTGTCCGCCGGCGTCACCCCAGGCCTTGTGCGCCTGTCTGTCGGCACCGAAGCGATCGACGATATTTTGGACGACTTGCGCCAAGCCATTCGCCAGAGTCAGACGGTGGGGGTGAAATAGTTAGGAAGGACGAAGTCACCCGGCGAGCGGGTGGCTTTCAAAGTGCGGGGAGTTCTATACGGAAAACGCTTGACGATGGTTCTTTATTCGAATATGCGTTCCCTATTCGCATGATCTGAGGGAGAGACTCATTAGTATTGACGCCAGCCTGTTCCGGCCGTTCCGAGGTGGAAGGGCAGGGACGCGGTGTTCGAATTCTTGTTGGGGTGGCGCCAAAGGGCTGATTACAGCCCCTTGGGCGTCACTTTCTTTTCCACTTTGCGCAGCAGCCAGTCAAACACAATCGCCAACATGGCGGCTGGGATGGCGCCGGCTAAAATTAAGTTTTTGTCGGCGATGCGCAGACCGCGGTCGATCAAGTCGCCAAGCCCGCCGGCGCCGATAAACGTCGCTAAGGCGGCGACGCCGATCGTCAGCACCGTCGCGGTGCGCACGCCGGCCATAATGACGGGAAGCGAGAGGGGAAGCTCGACCATCCATAAAATTTGCCGCGATGTCATCCCCATCCCTCGTCCGGCGTCAACGAGCGTCGGGTCAACGCCGAGAATGCCCGTGTACGTGTTACGCAAAATCGGCAATAGGGCATAAAGCGTCAAGGCGATAATCGCCGGCAGTTTGCCGATGCCGAAAATCGGCAGCATAAACCCAAGCAACGCCAAGCTCGGAATCGTTTGGATGATGGCGGCAATGCCGATAATCGGCTCGGCGAGTTTGCGATACCGCGTCAACACCACACCGAGCGGCACGGCTATGACGATCGCAATGCTCATAGCGATGGCGGATAAGAGCACATGTTCTTGAAAGGCGATCCAAATATCATTCTTTCGTTCGATAAACGTCTGCAATAATTCCATCGTATCCCTCCTTGGCGGAAAAGCGGCAGCGGGTGGCTGCCGCTTGGTCATGGGCTGAGACCGAAAACTTGAAAAGGTTTTGGTTCACTAGCGGAACGAATCCCATCGGCAAGCCCGCTTGGAGCGGCCTTGTCTTTTCAAAATGAGACGTGTGATTCAGGCGGGGCGACGGCCGCGGCAACGTTTCTGGCTAGATGACAAGAAACGGGGCGGCATCGTTTTTTCAAGCCCCCATTCGCCCGTCTTCGTTGGCATTAGGCATGTTGCTGGAACGTCCACTCCGCGAGTGCGCGCATCATGCTCGAGCGCGTGATCCCGCCGACGAGCCGGTCGCCGTCCAACACCGGAATGATGCGCACATCCGGGTCTTGGAACAGGGCGGCGACGTTGGTGACGTCCGCTTCTTTCGACAACGTCGTCACATCGTAGTCGGCGATGTCGGCGACTAATAAATGTTCTTCTTGGTAGCGCTGTTCGATTTGTTTTAAGGTGACGATGCCGAGAAAGACCTGCTTTTTATCGACGACGACC
Above is a window of Geobacillus thermoleovorans DNA encoding:
- a CDS encoding homocysteine synthase; the protein is MSNEQTFRPETLAIHAGQKPDAETGARAVPIYQTSSYVFRDSEHAANLFGLKEEGFIYTRIMNPTNDVLEKRIAALEGGIGALALSSGQAAVFYSIINIASAGDEIVSSSSIYGGTYNLFAHTLRKFGITVKFVDPSDPENFERAITDKTKALFAETIGNPKNDVLDIEAVADIAHRHAIPLIVDNTVASPYLLRPIEFGADIVVHSATKFIGGHGNSIGGVIVDSGKFDWKGSGKFPEFTEPDPSYHGLVYVDAVGEAAYITKARIQLLRDLGAALSPFNAFLLLQGLETLHLRMQRHSENALAVAKFLEEEEAVESVSYPGLPSHPSHELAKKYLPNGQGAIVTFEIKGGVEAGKKLIDSVKLFSHLANIGDSKSLIIHPASTTHEQLTPEEQLSAGVTPGLVRLSVGTEAIDDILDDLRQAIRQSQTVGVK
- a CDS encoding ABC transporter permease, translating into MELLQTFIERKNDIWIAFQEHVLLSAIAMSIAIVIAVPLGVVLTRYRKLAEPIIGIAAIIQTIPSLALLGFMLPIFGIGKLPAIIALTLYALLPILRNTYTGILGVDPTLVDAGRGMGMTSRQILWMVELPLSLPVIMAGVRTATVLTIGVAALATFIGAGGLGDLIDRGLRIADKNLILAGAIPAAMLAIVFDWLLRKVEKKVTPKGL
- the gatB gene encoding Asp-tRNA(Asn)/Glu-tRNA(Gln) amidotransferase subunit GatB, with the protein product MNFETVIGLEVHVELKTKSKIFSSSPNAFGAPPNTQTNVIDLGYPGVLPVLNRQAVEFAMKAAMALNCEIATETKFDRKNYFYPDNPKAYQISQYDQPLGRNGWIEIEVNGKKKKIGITRIHLEEDAGKLTHTGDGYSLVDFNRQGTPLIEIVSEPDIRSPEEAYAYLEKLKAIIQYTGVSDCKMEEGSLRCDANISLRPLGSDKFGTKTELKNLNSFNFVRMGLEYEAKRQEKILLSGGVIRQETRRFDEATKTTVLMRVKEGSEDYRYFPEPDLVMLYIDDEWKERVRASIPELPDARRKRYVEEWGLPEYDAKVLTLTKEMADFFEATVANGADPKLASNWLMVEVSGYLNAEQKELHDIALTPESLAGMIKLIQNGTISSKIAKKVFKELVEHGGDPEKIVKEKGLVQISDEGALRKIVLEVLDANPQSVEDYKNGKDRALGFLVGQVMKATKGQANPPLVNKLLVEEIGKR